TGCCAGCTGAAGCTGGTGCAACCAGACACTTCCTTATGGATTTTGGGCACATTTCTACCAGTAAATTGTCTGCTTGGATTGATTAATGACTTCTGAATTGCAGTAAATGAGCTCTGGTTGAAAAACAGCCACTAAAACCTGAGTGCAAATTACAAACTACGGAATTTTCcagttcaaagaaaaacagaaagaaagaggtgCAAACTAcccttcctttaaaaaaaaaatgttctttacaGTGTCTTGGGTGGACTCTGCGAAGCTGGTGACACTGGGCAGCCTCCTGTTGCTGATCTTCTCACAAATACTGGTAAAAGAGGTAAATATTGctctttatttgaaataatgaaatttcttataccacagaaataaactttttttttccatttgaaacaGATTCTTTAAGGAGTTTTTGGTTCAATTTtagcttttctgctttcagttccTTTGTTCCATTTCTTACCtgtcttaatttcttttagttACTTGGTTGGAATTTTCCTCCTGTTTGCAGCCAGATGATTTCATAGAGTGTTTGTGAGTAGATCTCATGGaatccttcctctccttttccagcctgtctAAATTGACCAATGCTCCTGGGAGATTCTAATGTAGCACATCCATATCAAATAAGAACTCTGTCATCCTGACCTGTGGTGGTGTATAGACAATAAACTGAGGTTGCTCAGGACGGTCTCGCTAAAGATTTTCTACCTGCCTTACTTGCTCTGCCAATAATAACAAAGAGTCAAGGAAAGGGTAGAGAAAAACTTGGCTTGCATCCACAAAGATACACAAGAAATTCACACTTCTGATGCTAATCTTCATGTGCTTTTGTGTTGCAGGCTATGTCCCCTACCCTGATGGATATGGCTCTGCATTCCTTTGATGACCAGTATCTGGGGTGCAGAGAGGAGATGATGGAAGAACTGGAGCAAGGAGGctattttcaaaaggaaatagCTGCTAACAAGGACTACTTGCGTCTCTGGAAGAAGGCTCAGGAGGCTTTGCTAAAGAGCCCTGTAGGTCTGCTAAGGGAAATGCGTGACAGCCATGCCACAGTCCTCATGGCTTACACCATGAACTCCTCCCTGCACTCCCAGCTGAACTGGGCTACATCCACGGCAGGAATCTCTCCAGAGCACTACAGACACAACttcagctttaaatattttcacttctaCCTAACAACTGCTATCCAGATATTGAAGGAATGGCAGAGCAGCATGGGGGAACATAAGTGCTACCAGGTGCACAGGGGTGTAAAGGATTTCTATATCGAGGCCAAGGTAGGCAGCAGGGTGCGATTTGGCCGTTTCACTTCTACCTCCCACCTCAGGAATGAAGCCCGGAAGTTTGGGAATGAAACTTTGTTCACGGTGACCACTTGCCTGGGAGCAGCTATGCAAGGCTTTTCTTACCACACATCGGAGAAGGAAGTCCTCATTCCCCCTTATGAGATATTTCTTGTTAAAAGCTTCCTTCAAACCCAGCAGGGTAACCGGCTGCATCTGCATTCTGTGGGGAACTACAGCAAGTACCAGTGCCAGCTGGTGGAAGGTATTGTACACAGGCTCTCATGCAAGGGGGCTCAGGACAGGCTGTTctccactgccccaggcagctgcaccCACCTGGGGCCACACTCAAAGCCAAACCTGTAGCTCACCTGCTGTGTTTGCCTACAAGACCCAGCTTTTACCTGTTTGCTGGGAAACCTGGGACAACCCCACAGTTACTAAAGATGAATCAACAGCAGGTCTCAAGGTTCTTTGCAGCCCCCACTTATCCCAAGTGTTGTTGTGAGGATGTTGTAGGACTCATGCCTTTGGGTCCCAGCATTGTTATTGCAAGAGTGGGTGAGATTTGCTTGAGCCAAGTAATCTATGCTGGCGTCTTGCAATGCTGCTACACTTCAAGACTCAGAACTATTCTAGGCTTTGGTCCACTACTACTCTGGCAAGCTATAACTTCTACTCTTATCTCTGGCAAGCTGAGAGAAGTGTAACCAAAGCTACTGTCGATTTAGCTGccctgaggcagcagggagaaaaggtACCCTTTGACAAAGAACACACTAACTTTCCTGATTATAGAGAGAGCTCTATGCTGGAATAACTTATGGGGCCTGTTTCACATCCCTGCCTTTCTGTGAGTCTACCACCAGTCCAGACTCTTGCTTTGTCTCTTTGTTCAGCAGTGTGTCAATGAGATCTTTGAGCTCAAAACAATCATTTAGGAATGAGGGTTTGTGCCTCCAAAGCCAAAATAATAGATAGAGTTGAGAAAATGGCCTTTGTGGGCAAAGGTTGTGttagcaaaaccaaaaagctttAGGCAGTGAATAGAGGTCTAAATGACTgctctctttatttcctttcagcttCAGGAAGCAAGAACAGTGGTTATACTGCACTCGCCTCTGCCATTCTCCCTAGTGTGCTTGGAGTTTCCCTGTGCTTGGCCCACAGTCTCTGATTCTCTGGCTGCATCCAGATACATGCCCTTGAATAGCAGGCAAGAAGCCTCTGGATTCCTGCTGCAAGAGAAGGTTTaatctttcctctgctttcagctgcaaCTCTGCAGCTGGAACTGGAACATTCAGCCTGGTTCATCAAAACAGACACTCCCTGGACCCATTCAGGTAGGAAGAAGGTTATCTATGGCCTTTCTGAAGACTAGATCAGGGATAACCTTCACTGAAGACACCTTTGTCCTGAGGCATTCAGGAAAGACACAAGGCGCTTTGGACTCCTTATAAATCTcttaatatctttatttttagtgAGAAAGAGTCAGTCTGTGGGATGTGGAAGGCACCATGGCAGTAAGTTCAAGTGGGTAACTGGGCAGCTGTGCATATCTCCTTTGAGTGCAGGGAAAGTTGGTGCCAGGGTGTCCATCGATGAGTCGGATTATTGCGTTGGttgaagagacagaaaagtgCATTAAGTCGTGCAGATTCTGGCAGACCCTGAACAGCCTTTCTTTGCCACTCTTAAAAACAAGATGAACTAAAATTTCTGGAGTGGTGTCTGACTCTGAAAAGTGAAGAtaggaaatccagaaggcattATTACAAGGGAATTACAGAGCAATAAAGGTGGAATTTTTTTGGCTAGATTGTTACATTTCTGAAATCAATTATCCAAACTGCTAACCCAGCTGACCCATTCTTCCCCAAGACATTAGCTGGaagaaaacatagaaaaagTTCTTGATAGTCTTTTCTGGGACCTTACCAAGCAGCCAGCAAAATATGGTGTAAACAGCTGCAAGTATTGTTTCCCTGATGGCTGCAGGAAGCATGACTTTGTCCTGAAATCTTCAAAGTAAGGGAAGTGCTGTAAATTAATTATTCTtatgttttggtgttttttggtaGATTTGTGTAAGTCCTAGAAAACAACTACTTTGCATCATCATCAGAACTATAATCCTTCAGTTTGTATATACTGGTGGGTCTACACAGAATTGAAACCGCATTTTTGGGTGGGGGAAATAGACACAGCAAAGTCAAACGCATGACATCTAGGTTCAAGGGACAAAGCAATTGTAATGACAATTGTAAGACTGAGTAATGACATGTTTTGTCAGGCTACAGTTCCCTTTAAAGGGATTTATATTAGTCAGTTTATACACTGACTAGATGGTGCAAGCATCCTCTGGTAGGTGGAAGCACAAAACACTCTCCTTGCTTGGGTGCCCATCATGATACCATTTTGACTGCTAAGAAAGTTATGTCCTTCTGCTTGCACCTCCGAGCTCTCACAAGGCCAGCTAGAGACACAGTCCTGGGATAGTGTGCAGCTCAGAGACTGCTCCTGATGTTGCCTCTGCTTCTGCCAGAGCCCTGCAAAGCTGGACTGGTTGCAGCAGACATGTTTCATCAGCTATTGCCGTGGTTAGATGTGTAGTCAGAAGTGTTCAAGCAATTGCAACTTCCTGTCCCACTGTATacttttaaagactttttcGTCAGAACTCAGTTCAACcatctgccttttcctccatttctttCCCATGACAAAAGAGGTCTGAAATTGCATGAAATGGCAAAACTGATTTTAGCCTTCACTGCTGTTCAGAGCTGAGTCTGGGCCTCCATACCACTTCTACTCTCAGGGCATCAGAGACCTGGCAAATCGCAGCAAGTAAGGATGACAGATACCCCAGATCAAGTATTCTCCTCCAACTCAATAGGCCTGCAATAATAGCTATTAATCCTCCCAAAAGATCCAGAGTAAAGCAGGAACAAAACTGTCTTCATATTGTTCAAATTACTTTCTGTCTTGTTCCAAATGATGAGAGCtctagaagaaaagaatttgcatccactgcaaacacagaagaCCTGAAATATGTTTCCAGAATGTGACACACAGGCAGTTGCCAGCCTGATCAATTCAATTCAGTTCAATATCTCACAAAGTATTTCAGGACTACATGGCATTCTCAGTGGAAAATACTCAGCAGTCACAACTAATTGACATTTCCAGAACTATAGCAGTTAAATCATTTAGTGTTCTCTTTCAGCTTATGTTCTCATGCCCACAGCTCCGACAACAAGAGAGTTTGGCACTCTGACTGTATTCATTGGAGTTGAAtacagcagctcagctttcagGTGAAAACACGTTAGCAATtgcaaaatgcacattttatgCTTCATCTTATATTTTCATCTGAGAAGCCAGCCATCCTCTATAGTGAAAGCAGCGTTCCTAGTGAGACCCTTGTGGGCTGCAGGTCCACCTTTCTAAGGACAAGAGCATGAAACATGTCTAGCTTGGTTGGAGGCATATATACAACTTGTCTTACTGGAACAGACAAAGCCTGTTTCCACTGTCTGTGGCGTCTATTCTTCTGTTTATGTGGGATCattcaatttttcttctgtaatttgCAGGCGTACAAAAGAAGTCATTgcaaaaattcattatttcaaGGCACAGGTGCAAGCATTAATGTTTCTATTTATGAACAACAGAAACCAGTAAAAACCATAATCTTGTATCTATTTGAATTAGATGTGCTGTCCTACACCTTTTATGTTCTGAGCACAGCAAGTGACACCATCCCCTTTCAGCCATGGCTGTAGGTGCCTGTGATAgcacctctgctgcaggcaggagggattTGTGCTGTACCCATTCTCGCCAGGAACAGAAGGCCTTTGGAGGATCTAGCAATTGGGAACTAGCATCAAGTGAACGGAATTCTCTTAAAATTGGAAGGATGGcgagaggaggaagaaaatgagatgaaTCTGGGTAAACATCACACAATAGAATTAATGACAGGCAGGCACAGGATGCAGCTGAAGCCCAGCCTCCGGATCCCTAACTCATCAcatgctgctggaaaacaccaGGCgagcagaggggaaagaggCTGAAGTTACTATCCCATACACATTTCAACAGGAGCATTCAGACCAAATCAGGTAGGCAGTGTAAATGTTTAATTAGAAAAGTTTCTGTAGTAAattttcctggagctggagaaatagaaatacagaaatatatatgGCCTGCCtaattctaaaagaaaaatataaaagctaatgAAAGTGCTACTGTGAAGAGTAAGAAGTAATTTTACCATTAGGAGATATAAAATCTAGAACAGCTGTAAGAAGCTGAAATAATCATATGTAATGAACAGATTCTAAAAGTCTTCTCCACACCTGCCCAGTATGTAAAATGTTTGTTGAAGTGCTTTTCCTTCTAAAACAATTTGTCTTCTCAGTTTCTACcaataagagaaaacaaatgacCTTACAACAAAACAGCACTGGAGTGGAAAGGTTTTAGTATTACATTGAGTCAGAAAGCAAGCCAGCAACATCCCTGAGGCAGGATTGATATGAAATCATAGCCTGCATTATCATGGCTTTATGTTTCCAGAAAATCACAAACCTTTATTGTATATGTATTTGGCTCCCTACAGCTTGTATAAGAAGATGTGTTAAGCAGTTTATTCTCTTGGCAGAGATACAAGGTAAGTGGCTGAAAGAAATATACAGTACTGTGCAAAATATTGGGAGAGAAAAACTCTTTTCAGACTGGCTTGTGTTCCAACACTGAGATTAAAAGTTGGCAGGAGATTGTGGAAatcattctggtttttttacAGTGACCTTGTGGGGGAGGGTGTATTTAGTAAAATACAGCTGGGTCAGTGTCAGATGATTTGCAGCTAACAGATAGTGCAAGAACTACAAAGGACCAAAATGGCACAAAGGTATctttacaagaagaaaaatctgggTCTCTACACATAACTATTTGTAGCTCTAACTGTGATATGTAGGCACCAACAGCAAGAAGAGAAACATCttagaaaaatgcaaagcactGCACAAAAGTGGCCCAGATTTACAATAAGAGGGCCGAGACCGTGAAAAGTACCAACAAAGAAATGAGTCATCCCCTCATTCGTAGCTTTCCCCTTTAGCAAAGATGTTTGCATTGAAGCTCAAATCATGCTAAAGCATTTTCACTCTGCAGCTGGTGATAGGTTAAAGGGAAGTGACAGCATTGATTACAGAATCTTAGTGATGAGGAATTACTCCCTGATCACTGTTAACTCAGTCTCTTTGGACTCTATGTTGGCATGCagtttctgaagaaataaatatcagGGAAGGAAATACAGTGAGAGATGTGTGTAAGGTAATATAGGTTAGGATGGGGTTATTATAAACAATTTTACTATTCACTATGAGTTCAGAGAGTAAGCTTCTTAGTACAAGCACAGAATGCTTATATAGTATCATATTCTCTTGAATGTTAGAAGAAAAAGGCTATACTGGCATAAAATACCCTTATAGTGACACAAACCATATCCACCAATCATCATGATTACTGAAAAATTGGATGCCATTAAAGGGAAAATATAGGCTGATACAAAAGAGTGCCTGGAACAATCCTTTAATATTTAAGCCACATCTTTAATTTTGCTGATTAGATGGGATTGTTCCATTTTTTAGTGAACGAGTTCCACCATCTTCAGTTTCCAAGGTTCAGTTTCAATTTCAATCTTCAGTTTGCCAATGGCCCACATCCATTTTGCCAATCTGCTCATTACATGTTTGTTAGCTATTTTTGTTGCTCTGAGCATACCCAATGTCTTACAAGGTGCTTTTCCAATCACTTGGCAAAGATCCAGAACAAGGATTAAGATTTCTACATTTACAAGCTATGCCTTGGGATTTGACCTGCTCAGTATGAAAAGAACCAGTGGGGCAGAGACAAAGCAGATTTCACTGTTCTTTAAGGGCTATGGTTATGGGTGTTAAACAGAgtaagaaatttcttttctcttttgaagcAGCCTGTTTCTGAAGAATGGCATTGAGTGACCTCCTTTACCCAGATAATCCCAAGAGAAAGCAAGAACTGATCCATCTGCATCAGGAATTGCTTGACTGTATGTCCACAAATTTCCATGCAACAAACGAGCTGGTTGGAGTGCTGAATGATCACCTGGGCTGTACAATTACCCCCATTGAGATGCGAGAGAGCAGTACAGTCAAGGAAAACTGTGAGATTATCATTCAAGTGATGAGTGAGATTCAGCATCAGGTGCAGAAGATTGATAGTGACATGAAGGACAAGCTTGAGCCAGTGCTGTACCAGAAGCTGTATGATATCAAAGAGCCCGAGCTGGAGAAAATTGCAATAGCCCAGAGagttttttccattatttttggAGAAGCAACTTCAACAGCTGCAATGGTAGCTATCAAACTTCTTGGCTCCAATCATTTAACTCTCACTGTGAGCAAGCTCATCGGCATCCTTGCACAGATTGGGGCATCTGTTCTTGGGGGAGTGAGCATTACCATTATTGGGCTTGGCCTTGAGATGATTCTTCATGCCAtcctgggagctgtggagagGAGCCAGCTTCTGACAGCTGTGAGAAGCTACGAGAAGCACCTGGCTGAGTTTAAAGCAGCCTCAGAAAAGTACCAGGGTGCCATACATGAAGTAACTTCTTTGGTGAGGCAGCAAGTTCAGTAAATGAAGGTGGAGTTCTCTcttctgctgtcacagcagctgcagcagcttaTGCCTATGGAAACCTTTTCGATTCTTTATGACAAATCAACTACTGatggctttttaatttcttattagTGGCAGCAGAACAAGAAAAGTGATAGTTCAGGAAAGTGGCACTGAAATACATTAACAGAGAACTGGTTTACAGGTGTTTCAGAAGGGCGATGTTCCAAATGCTTTGCACCTTTGCTTAAGCTTATTTTCTGGGAAGCATTGTAGGTAACCTTGAACTGTAATTCATACTAGAGACAATAACACAGGCTGCTGGACTGGTAGTAGTGAGAAGGTGTGTTTCTCTATCAAAGATGACAACACAATGGGAGAAAACAATTTCAACAAGGCAATTCATGCCAGCATCTGGAGGCTTTATGAAGACATCTGTGGTTGCTAAACCCTTACTGTGGTTTAGTGCTAAATCTGATAGACTGAATTCAATTACAAGGACTAGCTGAAGCATATTTAACTGCTATTTTCTGCCCTCCTAAGGAGCCAGCCAGAGATCTTCTTTAAATAAACTCTAATCCCAGTAGATTGGCAGGTAAGAGAAGCCTGGGCCTACATGCAGATACACAAAACCTTGCTCCACCACTGAGAGAAACCAGCTGCTGCATTCCAGGTGTGCCTGGCCGTGAATAACCTCTCGTGCTGGtggtgctctgctcctgccaacCCACATGTAAAAATTTCTGTGCAAAGTTGCTCTTTTGTTGATTGGAGTGGGATTATACCCATGTACAAGTGCCTGTAGGATTGCAGCCCTATTAAACTAAAGTTATTTTCAAGGCTTTACCTGATCCCACCAACTGGGGGACTGCCAAGAATGTGCTCAGATTCTGCGCTTCGCAATACACTACCAACTGtccttttttcagattttaaaaccaAACCTGGAAGCAAGAACATTATTTGTAGTGTCTTGCTCTGATTTGCAGTGGATTGTTTTTTCTTGATCTTagaaaaaaggtaatttaaGAACTAATAAAAATGTACATGAGTATTTGAAGACCTCTCTTTTCTGtacttgctttgttttgtttggggttttttttgtctgaaaaccAATCTTAAAccaaataataaagaaatattaaaagcttCAGTATACAAgcaattaatattattttaaattcatgatGGACTAATCTAGTAGGGTTGTGCATAGGTTCCTTTTTTAGTACCCGCTTCCCCCATACTAAAACCATGTCCAAATTCATACATGCTTGCTAATATTCAATATTACCAATCTTAATTTATTAATAACTAGATGATGcctatgaaataaaaaaatggatgAGATTCACAACCCTTCcattctggggtttggggggtttgtttgtttgttttgttgggtttttattctCCTCCACTTCTGttctctttaatattttctgactCCTCTTCCCTTTTATGCACAAAAGCCACTAGATGGCAATGAAACTGGAACCCAACAACTCTGCCAAGTCAAAAGGGAGAAAGCCCAGGGATCAGGAGCATAGGTGGGTGCCAGGGCCTGAGAAACTGGGACCAGCTGCAGACTGGGCGATGTGAGTCAGGAAAGGCACTTCAGTGGTGGCAAAAAGCACTGCCTTGCCTGCACGAGGTATTGTGGTGGATGACGTGGTCACCTGAGGCATCACTTCTCCGAGATGGAACATCTCTTGTCTCCTGACACAAATGGCACTCAGTTTAGAGGTACTTCTATAGAGGCAAGAGACCGTCAGTCAGTAGAACAGCAATATCTGTGTGTTGGAGAGGCAGGAGTTCCTGGCTCCCATTTTCTATGTGCAAATGTACACTCTAAACTAGGAATTAAAATCAGCTCTGACAGATTGCCAATCACTGCTGTATGAGAATAGTGGAGTCAAAGAACAACAAATATGTTGTATTTTTCAAGCAATTTGCCCACATGTTCTTGAATTCTAATGCTAAGCAGTGTCTGGGGAAGTGAGGTATGCAATGAGGAACACAGAGGTATAAAACTGCTACTCGCCTCTAGGTATATCCTTGTTCCTGGTGGACTTTAAGGAAAGCGGGTCTCCCCTAAACAGATTTAATTCCTGCTCTGTCTAATCCTCTGGCCAGTCTTATGTTTAGTGCTCCAAAGATGTCATAACCAGTCTGTTGATATTTCCCCTGCAGACTCCTTCAAGCTGCCTCTCAGTGTGACAGAAGTACCGAGCGAAAAATGTGAGAGGACTATTGTCCTCCAAATCAGCAGACACTGCTGAGAGAAGGCAGTCAGGGCTGAGGCAGTACCACTGTCCCCACTGAGCCAGGACTGCCAGGACCCCAAGCCTTGTGAGGTGCAGCGAGCCTTCGAAGACTCAGCCATCCCCCTCTACAGTGGCATGGCACCTGACAGGGATGTGTATGGCCACAGCTTTCCATCACATCCTCTTGAGTGTACTGCCTTTGCTTGGGCTGTTGCTCTGGACAAAGGATTAGGAATTAAAACTGTGATATATGTGTTCCAAATAAGAACAGCCTCAAAAAAACTGCaaaccagcccaaaccagtGTAAGCTGCTTCCAAACCTATGTGGAAAACCAGTACGGTTGCAACCAAAATCTGCCTGGCTGAATGTTTTTTCTGGTGACAAGAATAATACAAAGACAACCTGCCAAAGAGGCACAAGGTGGGGATGACCATGCTGTGCATGTGGTTAGCAAGACTCTGTAGGCACTGAGAGCTCCTGAAGCCTTGGCTCTGAGGATGCTCCTTGATTTTGACTTTGTGCAGCTTTTGACTAAACGCTGGCATTAATGTGATGTATAGCTTATAGTCCTTTACCCATCCTGCAATGAACTTTACAAATTAGCCAACTGAGTCTCCGTTACTTGAAAAATTATAACAGCATTGTGTTGCACGGTATGttcaccaggagcagggagtcTAGAAATCCTGCCCAGGGATCTGaccacctctgctcccagatgccacctgtgcagaGAAAAATTTCCTTCCTACATCTCCTCCCCAGCATGCTAATTCTTTAAGCCTGCACCAATGCTTTATTGCTTGCACACTGATGTTTCGCGCATCTTCATCCTGGTTCTTCTCGTGCTGTGGACTTTTGCTGGAAATTGTGCTTTGGACGACGACACAAAACAGTTCCCACCAGGTGTTCACCAGCCTCGTCAGTTCACCGCAGCAGGGGCTGTAGGAAGAGACAAATAACAGAGTAGCTTCTGCGGTGCCCGACGGCAGCAGATTACCTCTCCCGTTCTCTTTGCACAGAGAGGTCCCAGTCCCGCTCGCAGGGGAGCAGCGCTGCGGCGAGGCCAAGCCCTCAATAACCCATGGAACAGGCCCGAGGCtgtgggcagcccctgcccccgCAGCGCTCTGCACTTATTCCCCACGGACAGCGGCTTCCCACACGTCCCTCGGCTCTGCCTCGTTTCAGGGCACGGGGAGCACTTTGGGGGATCTCTCCCGGAGAGCGTGAGGGAGCAGAGGCCGCGTTCGCAGCGTTTCCAGCGCTGGCCGTAAGGGCGCACCCCTCCCGCACCGCGCGCGTCCACCCGCTCCCAGAGCCCGCCGGGGCCGGCTGGCCGCTGGCTCTGTCGCTATCTCTATCGCTATCTCTATCCcaggccctggccctggccccgTCCTTGTCCCGGTCTCTATCCCGCCCTGTCCCGGCTTCCGCCCCGCCTTCCCGCCCCACCCCGAGCCAAatccccacccccccccccccccaaccaTAGAGTTGAGGCCTCCGAGGGGGAGCGAGGGGCGGCGGAACCATCGAGGCGCGGCCGCCGCTTCCGGAGCGCGGCTCCGCGCCGCCACTCGGCGCCGGTGCAAgatggcggcggggccgcggcggcggcgggcgcggggctgaGCGAGGCCGCGGCGGCCCGAGGGAGCCggagccgggcccggccgggcggAGCGGTGAGAGGGGCGCGGCGGTGCTGGGCTGCgaggggaagagaggagaggaggaggcggcAGTTCGCGCTgcctcattttcctcctcctgccatcGGGAGTAGGAGGGGGGGCTTTCTGCCCCGTTCCCCTGTGGCCAGAAGAATAATGAATTAAGTGcttgattatatttttttttcaccttcgGCCGTTAACTTGTTCCGTTGAAACTCTTTAGTCTGAGTCCTTAGAAGATGTGAAGCTGAGGAAGTTTGTTCTCTTTCCCTTTAGCCTTTAAATATTAGAAAGACGGGAAGTATGGGGTGTAAATGTAACTCCTACCTGTGTTTGGTGAGCTTCCCACCTAAGGAAGCGATAGTgtcttgtaaaagaaaaaaacaaacccaccccaGTGTTTTTGCAGGGAAGTAGTTctggagggggaggaagagaagaaacatcCCTGGCTGTAGTTTGGACACTTCCGTAGTCATGTGTAAGCTGAAGAAATGTCTAAAGACGGGAAATAATTTTGTGCGGAATAATCCTACACTTGCTGATACAGTGGGTGCTGGGGAGAGATATCAGGGGCAGTTAGAAGTCTGAGGCAAGGAGGAGACTTGTGGGGAAACATTTGAAACAGAGAAAGGTGAAAACTGGAGAGCACTTATGAGAATGAATGAGAAGCTAAACTGTGATACGCTCTtagaaaaatatgtgtttttccctgccctgcagccctcagtAGTGTAAGCACAAAGCTTCTTGGTTTGAGTTGTAATGTGGATAATAAAACTCATCAATTAGCTTCAAATTATATCCCACTAAAATAGTAATAAGTAGGTACCTAGTTAAATAGTAGTACTTTGTTGGAGTAGGGCAGTTTTGATACAGGTGCTGAGCTCATAGTCAGGTTTGAGGACCTTACAGGTGTTTGGGGTCTTTGAGGGAGTAACTTGCTGctagaaagaagagaaacaagcaTCCTCGAACTCCCAGTGTGTAGGACCTGACACCATGTCATCTTTTCCAGGTCCCTCCCTCTTTTTTGAGTTTCATTTTttgaggcagaagaaaaaagatcaaAATGGGGCGGAGATCTACATCATCCACCAAGAGTGGGAAGTTTATGAATCCCACGGATCAGGCCCGTAAGTATCCATAAAAGCTAAGCAGGGGGGAATGGGGAGTGCCTAGAGGAGCAGATAAAAAGCTTTCTCCGAGGATAGAATCCTCACTTGTGGATCAGAACTGAGTTTCTCTAACTTGGAAAATATTATCTCGGTTTTGTCTGGGAAGGCTGCTTGCTTTCATGCTCTTGCTTCTCTTAAGTATTTTCCTCTTGGTTTTCCACTGGTTATCAGTGTCAGAAGGCCTTGGTGCTTAGTTGTTGGATAAACtgcaggctgcttcctgggacAGAGTTAATCTGTCCCAGGCAGGAATCTGAGGAACATGTCAGATTTTGCAGGTGCTCTGGTTAGATGGGGGAGTTGTCTTACTGGTTTATTTCTACTTTTGGTCACATGCCAGGTATTATCAATGCTCAGTGAATAAAGAAAATCCAGACTCCCACAGTGGATATGCTTTATTTCAGAGGCATTCTCAAAGcctacatatttttaaagtgtgttgTCTGATGACTCTATTTCAGCTTCTGTGCAGCAATCTTTTCATGATTGCACCTATTGCTATGAC
The Motacilla alba alba isolate MOTALB_02 chromosome 1A, Motacilla_alba_V1.0_pri, whole genome shotgun sequence genome window above contains:
- the SMCO3 gene encoding single-pass membrane and coiled-coil domain-containing protein 3 — translated: MALSDLLYPDNPKRKQELIHLHQELLDCMSTNFHATNELVGVLNDHLGCTITPIEMRESSTVKENCEIIIQVMSEIQHQVQKIDSDMKDKLEPVLYQKLYDIKEPELEKIAIAQRVFSIIFGEATSTAAMVAIKLLGSNHLTLTVSKLIGILAQIGASVLGGVSITIIGLGLEMILHAILGAVERSQLLTAVRSYEKHLAEFKAASEKYQGAIHEVTSLVRQQVQ
- the ART4 gene encoding ecto-ADP-ribosyltransferase 4 isoform X1, whose translation is MFFTVSWVDSAKLVTLGSLLLLIFSQILVKEAMSPTLMDMALHSFDDQYLGCREEMMEELEQGGYFQKEIAANKDYLRLWKKAQEALLKSPVGLLREMRDSHATVLMAYTMNSSLHSQLNWATSTAGISPEHYRHNFSFKYFHFYLTTAIQILKEWQSSMGEHKCYQVHRGVKDFYIEAKVGSRVRFGRFTSTSHLRNEARKFGNETLFTVTTCLGAAMQGFSYHTSEKEVLIPPYEIFLVKSFLQTQQGNRLHLHSVGNYSKYQCQLVEGIVHRLSCKGAQDRLFSTAPGSCTHLGPHSKPNL
- the ART4 gene encoding ecto-ADP-ribosyltransferase 4 isoform X2 → MFFTVSWVDSAKLVTLGSLLLLIFSQILVKEAMSPTLMDMALHSFDDQYLGCREEMMEELEQGGYFQKEIAANKDYLRLWKKAQEALLKSPVGLLREMRDSHATVLMAYTMNSSLHSQLNWATSTAGISPEHYRHNFSFKYFHFYLTTAIQILKEWQSSMGEHKCYQVHRGVKDFYIEAKVGSRVRFGRFTSTSHLRNEARKFGNETLFTVTTCLGAAMQGFSYHTSEKEVLIPPYEIFLVKSFLQTQQGNRLHLHSVGNYSKYQCQLVEASGSKNSGYTALASAILPSVLGVSLCLAHSL